One genomic region from Spirulina subsalsa PCC 9445 encodes:
- a CDS encoding cytochrome c oxidase subunit II, translating to MAKEKETVPISLITLTLGIAVTGISFWYGQNNGLLPEQVSEQAPLVDDFFQVMVTIGTALFLLVEGAILFTMIKFRHKKGDETDAPYVEGNLPLEIFWTAIPAFLVIGLGIYSVDVYSQMGGFDAIGSGLAHNHSHHSVEIASLPGSEANLLMAQGDNREYGIGATPVEGKLPPDLTVNVTGIQYAWLFNYPDTGIVAGELHVPVGKDVQLSIEAQDVIHSFWLPQFRIKQDAIPGEKTLLRFVATQTGHYPVVCAELCGAYHGAMRTEVIVHTQEEYNQWVAENQIATVPDLNQAVAVQRDDSNGAFLEPFVEQMGVNEDTLTALQHLH from the coding sequence ATGGCAAAAGAAAAAGAAACCGTTCCCATTTCACTGATTACATTAACCTTGGGGATTGCCGTCACCGGGATTAGTTTTTGGTATGGTCAAAATAATGGTCTATTACCGGAACAAGTCTCGGAACAAGCCCCCTTAGTGGATGATTTTTTTCAAGTGATGGTAACAATTGGGACAGCCCTCTTTTTATTAGTAGAAGGGGCGATTCTCTTCACCATGATTAAATTTCGGCACAAAAAGGGGGATGAAACCGATGCGCCTTATGTGGAGGGAAACTTACCCCTAGAAATTTTTTGGACGGCTATTCCGGCTTTTCTTGTGATTGGTTTAGGCATCTACAGCGTGGATGTCTATAGCCAAATGGGGGGATTTGATGCCATTGGGTCTGGCCTTGCCCACAATCACAGCCATCATTCTGTTGAGATTGCTAGTTTACCCGGCAGTGAAGCTAATTTATTGATGGCTCAAGGAGATAACCGAGAATATGGCATCGGAGCCACCCCGGTAGAGGGGAAGTTACCCCCAGATTTAACCGTTAATGTCACCGGGATTCAATACGCTTGGCTGTTTAACTATCCTGACACCGGGATTGTAGCGGGGGAACTCCATGTTCCTGTGGGGAAAGATGTCCAGCTAAGTATTGAAGCCCAAGATGTGATTCATTCGTTCTGGTTGCCCCAGTTCCGCATTAAACAAGATGCCATTCCGGGAGAGAAAACCCTATTGCGCTTTGTGGCGACTCAAACGGGACATTATCCCGTCGTCTGTGCGGAGTTGTGCGGGGCCTATCACGGTGCGATGCGGACGGAGGTGATTGTTCACACCCAAGAGGAATATAACCAGTGGGTAGCAGAGAATCAAATCGCCACGGTGCCGGATTTAAACCAAGCGGTGGCGGTGCAACGGGATGATTCCAATGGGGCTTTTCTGGAGCCTTTTGTGGAACAAATGGGGGTGAATGAAGACACCCTGACGGCGTTGCAACATCTGCACTGA
- a CDS encoding ABC transporter permease, with amino-acid sequence MLEGWLDWLGDRNPQLFRELKGRLKPRNILLAVGASLMGQLLLVLLAWQRFENFIHNVQQDSAYCQASSPALHQLIDLNRQNQILTEKLNQAYGIMEADQATINALSAQLGEVQEQIQQLAAPCPPESINTVLWWVDQTPSYFATLTLISLVILLVGGVYLLIQNLEQEEKKGTLTFLRLCPQSTPQLMLGKLLGVPIVLYFALACALPLHVGLAQLSGIPLGVLLLFYGVCIAGCGFFLTGGILVGLLTQTLQQVGFKGFQAIGGAFGMAIALSSLFGALMDYQPEPSAMMIFHLLNPFAWCHALMPQAFSFFNSTSSWFDPTLSGDTPQTFLRMLHFYRLPIGSNPLLLALFLIANALFWRKWLGGMIERCFRNPNGSLLSKRQWYGLMLSFQIIFLGLVLVPRGVSEGDLYLDDLFWTFFLLILINTFLLVWAILTLTPRRQTAIDWARYHHQKSNTGLVEWLEGEKSPALGAIALLLLIAAIFFLPWLWLMSHHISLVANPNVAPKLLVLVAGVAFYGLWLLIYASITQHIFLFSFKQPHLWAFVVNSSIFFFPPLLLTILESQNNWSDNRGIWQFSSLPWVYLDSASPLTLGLSLLTHTLIAAVLAQVSLSRIRYLGKSTTQTLLNR; translated from the coding sequence ATGCTCGAAGGATGGTTAGATTGGCTGGGAGACAGGAATCCCCAACTGTTCCGGGAACTCAAAGGTCGTTTAAAACCCCGTAACATCCTGTTGGCCGTGGGGGCTTCCTTGATGGGGCAATTGTTGCTGGTCTTACTGGCATGGCAACGCTTTGAGAACTTCATCCATAACGTTCAACAAGACTCCGCCTATTGTCAGGCAAGTAGTCCCGCGCTGCATCAACTGATAGACCTGAATCGACAGAATCAAATTTTAACGGAGAAACTGAATCAAGCTTACGGCATCATGGAGGCAGATCAGGCGACCATCAATGCCTTATCGGCTCAACTGGGGGAAGTCCAAGAGCAAATTCAACAACTGGCGGCTCCTTGTCCTCCTGAGAGTATTAATACCGTCCTGTGGTGGGTTGATCAGACTCCCAGTTACTTTGCGACGTTAACCCTCATTAGTTTAGTCATCCTGTTGGTGGGGGGGGTTTATCTGCTGATTCAAAATCTGGAACAGGAAGAGAAAAAAGGCACCCTCACCTTTCTCCGTTTGTGTCCCCAATCCACGCCGCAATTAATGCTAGGTAAGTTGCTGGGGGTGCCGATTGTATTGTACTTCGCGCTGGCTTGTGCCTTACCCCTTCATGTTGGGTTAGCCCAACTTTCTGGGATTCCCTTGGGGGTGTTATTGCTGTTTTATGGGGTGTGTATAGCGGGGTGTGGTTTCTTCCTGACGGGAGGGATCTTAGTGGGTTTATTGACTCAGACCTTGCAGCAGGTGGGGTTCAAGGGGTTTCAGGCTATTGGTGGGGCTTTTGGGATGGCGATCGCACTGAGTTCTCTGTTCGGTGCCCTAATGGACTACCAACCCGAACCCAGCGCTATGATGATCTTCCATCTTTTAAATCCCTTTGCTTGGTGTCATGCCTTGATGCCGCAAGCCTTCAGTTTCTTTAATTCAACCTCATCATGGTTCGATCCGACCCTCTCAGGAGACACCCCCCAAACCTTTTTAAGGATGCTCCATTTTTATCGTCTCCCCATTGGGTCTAATCCGCTCCTGCTAGCCCTCTTTTTGATCGCCAATGCTCTATTCTGGAGAAAATGGTTAGGTGGCATGATTGAGCGTTGTTTCCGCAATCCTAACGGCAGTTTATTGAGTAAGCGTCAATGGTATGGCTTGATGCTGTCATTTCAGATCATCTTTTTAGGGTTAGTTTTAGTACCGAGAGGGGTTTCTGAGGGGGATTTATACTTAGATGATTTATTTTGGACATTTTTCCTGCTAATCCTGATCAACACCTTCTTGTTAGTGTGGGCTATTTTAACCCTCACCCCACGACGACAAACCGCCATAGATTGGGCGCGCTATCATCATCAAAAGAGTAACACTGGGCTAGTGGAGTGGTTAGAAGGAGAAAAAAGTCCGGCATTAGGGGCGATCGCACTTTTACTCCTCATCGCCGCCATCTTCTTCCTCCCTTGGCTGTGGCTCATGTCTCATCATATCTCCCTCGTCGCTAATCCCAACGTTGCCCCCAAACTCCTAGTCCTCGTCGCAGGGGTTGCCTTTTATGGCTTGTGGCTGCTGATTTACGCCAGCATCACCCAACATATTTTTCTCTTCTCCTTCAAACAACCCCATCTTTGGGCATTTGTGGTCAATAGCAGTATTTTCTTCTTCCCTCCCCTGCTCCTCACCATCTTGGAATCCCAAAACAATTGGTCTGATAATCGGGGGATTTGGCAGTTTTCCTCCTTACCTTGGGTTTACTTAGATTCAGCCAGTCCTTTAACCCTTGGCTTATCTTTACTGACCCATACCTTAATCGCGGCCGTTTTAGCCCAAGTATCCCTCTCCCGTATCCGTTACCTCGGAAAATCCACCACCCAAACTCTGTTAAATCGATGA
- the hcp gene encoding hydroxylamine reductase: MFCEQCEQTASGDGCHQWGACGKSPEVNTTQDILVYCLRGVAPIVLTAKKLGINTHDLDVFTCESLFATMTNVNFNSKRFTNYIQQCIEKREQLKAQIKALSPENAQWSELSNYQPNWDESLVTQGQEAALPFLSQIDHNIDVFSLKLTVIYGIKGAASYTFHAYELGQEDDAVYTFIHEALAAIDRDDLGLPDWVDLALKVGEINLRAMELLDQGHTSTYGHPTPTSVPLNPRLGKAILVSGHDIKQLSAILEQTANTGLTVYTHGELLPAHGYPRLKEKYAHFYGHYGTAWQNQTKDFHRFPGAIVVTTNCLMPPHETYEEKLFTVGPVGYPGLNYLAADEQGNVDYSPVVEKANSLSGFTEESEARHVMVGFAHNTVLSVADTVIEAVKQGKIRHFFLVGGCDGAKPGRSYYTEFVEKVPEDCIVLTLACGKFRFFDKNLGQIGELPRLMDVGQCNDAYSAIQIALGLANAFEVGVNDLPLSMILSWYEQKAVAVLLTLLYLGIKNIRLGPTLPAFISPNVFKLLSDHYHLQAITTPEADLAACLGV, from the coding sequence ATGTTTTGCGAACAATGTGAACAAACCGCGAGTGGAGACGGTTGTCATCAATGGGGAGCTTGTGGAAAGAGTCCTGAAGTCAACACCACTCAAGATATTTTAGTCTATTGTTTGCGAGGAGTTGCTCCCATTGTTTTAACCGCCAAAAAATTGGGCATTAATACTCACGATTTAGATGTGTTTACCTGTGAGTCCCTATTTGCTACCATGACGAATGTTAACTTTAATAGCAAACGCTTTACAAATTACATTCAGCAATGTATTGAAAAACGGGAACAACTCAAGGCACAAATTAAAGCCCTTAGCCCGGAAAATGCCCAGTGGTCAGAACTCTCCAATTATCAACCCAATTGGGATGAAAGCTTAGTGACCCAAGGGCAGGAAGCCGCTTTACCATTTCTGAGTCAAATTGATCACAACATTGATGTATTTTCCTTAAAACTGACGGTTATCTACGGCATTAAAGGGGCAGCCTCTTATACCTTCCATGCTTACGAATTAGGGCAAGAAGATGATGCGGTTTATACCTTCATTCATGAAGCCTTAGCCGCTATTGATCGGGATGATTTAGGTTTACCCGATTGGGTAGATTTAGCCCTTAAAGTCGGAGAAATTAACCTGCGGGCGATGGAACTTTTAGATCAGGGACACACTAGCACCTATGGTCATCCTACCCCTACCTCTGTCCCCCTGAATCCCCGATTAGGTAAAGCCATTTTAGTGTCAGGTCATGATATTAAACAACTCTCAGCCATTCTCGAACAAACCGCTAACACAGGGTTAACCGTTTACACCCATGGGGAACTTTTACCCGCTCATGGTTATCCCCGTTTAAAAGAAAAGTATGCCCATTTTTATGGCCATTACGGCACAGCATGGCAGAACCAAACGAAAGATTTTCACCGTTTCCCCGGGGCAATTGTTGTCACAACAAATTGTCTAATGCCGCCCCATGAAACCTACGAGGAAAAACTGTTTACGGTGGGGCCTGTGGGTTATCCGGGTCTTAACTATTTAGCGGCTGACGAACAAGGGAATGTAGACTATAGTCCCGTGGTTGAAAAAGCGAATAGTCTCTCTGGTTTTACGGAAGAATCAGAAGCCCGTCACGTGATGGTAGGATTTGCTCACAATACGGTTTTAAGTGTTGCCGATACGGTGATTGAAGCCGTCAAACAAGGAAAAATCCGTCATTTCTTCTTAGTCGGCGGTTGTGACGGGGCGAAACCGGGACGCAGTTACTACACCGAATTTGTGGAAAAAGTGCCGGAGGATTGTATTGTTTTAACCCTAGCTTGTGGGAAGTTCCGCTTTTTTGACAAAAATTTAGGTCAAATTGGTGAATTACCCCGCTTAATGGATGTGGGACAGTGCAATGATGCCTATTCTGCTATTCAAATTGCTTTGGGACTCGCTAATGCGTTTGAGGTGGGGGTGAATGATTTGCCCTTATCCATGATTTTATCTTGGTATGAACAAAAAGCGGTGGCGGTTTTATTAACGCTGTTGTATTTGGGGATTAAAAACATTCGTCTGGGTCCGACGTTACCTGCGTTTATTTCGCCCAATGTGTTTAAGTTGTTGTCGGATCATTATCATCTGCAAGCCATTACCACACCCGAGGCAGATTTAGCCGCTTGTCTTGGGGTTTAG
- a CDS encoding DUF3038 domain-containing protein, which produces MYSTVEQSSPTSPWEELSLQSSPSAGQLDNIKTHLDLLLLALESLSGIGSKEILQAVAYFKLEHLIGDRVALWRLRQSNPERKSSGGRKKLDVEEARALVLVICHLAHQEQELVRRGIMLLEQMTAQEQDPCRVALLGDYVDTFSNTYLERRGNDEDLTPDALRDLSFKLLIDLLFYSAVNGHRRLWLALFDRTQG; this is translated from the coding sequence ATGTACTCTACTGTTGAGCAGTCCTCCCCGACTTCCCCTTGGGAAGAACTTTCCCTCCAGTCCTCCCCCAGTGCGGGACAACTGGACAACATTAAAACCCACCTAGATTTACTTCTCCTTGCCCTAGAATCTCTCTCTGGGATCGGTTCTAAAGAGATTCTTCAAGCTGTCGCCTATTTTAAGCTAGAACATTTAATTGGCGATCGCGTAGCCCTGTGGCGCTTGCGGCAATCCAACCCCGAACGCAAAAGTTCCGGGGGGCGGAAAAAGCTCGACGTAGAAGAAGCCCGCGCCCTCGTCCTCGTGATTTGCCATCTCGCCCACCAAGAGCAAGAATTAGTCCGACGGGGGATCATGCTATTAGAACAAATGACCGCCCAAGAACAAGATCCCTGCCGGGTGGCATTACTTGGGGATTATGTTGACACCTTCAGCAACACTTATTTAGAGCGCCGGGGCAATGATGAGGATCTGACCCCAGATGCCTTAAGGGATCTCAGTTTTAAACTGTTAATTGATTTACTTTTTTATAGTGCCGTAAATGGACATCGGCGGCTCTGGTTAGCCCTCTTCGACCGCACTCAGGGGTAG
- a CDS encoding EAL domain-containing protein, protein MDSLVEEKATIFVVDDNPINLRVLLGFLKAAGFKVLVAQNGQTALQKLQSIKPDLILLDIAMPGMNGFEICRRLKDDPKTQDIPVIYLTALSDLQHKLEGLSTGAVDFICKPFQQEEVLSRLRLHLNLSRLQQKLQAQNKQLITEIAAKQAAQEQLRQLNQELEQRIGDRTQELSQALQRLQHQEEQLRYEATHDLLTGLPNRSWLLGSLERVLQEKGEDWSIFLLDLDRFKNVNERFGHFVGDQLLKQLAERIQWYLSPPESIARLGGDEFVILLRSHDNLASLENLAQILLADIQRPFNIEHYHIALNASLGIIPKVDLYPNSMELLRDADFALHHAKNYRKGSYSFLTPHLKTQTLERIQIETDLRTGLEQEQFCLHYQPIICLSTLKIVGFESLIRWHHPTKGLLFPNKFIPIAEEIGLIHKLDIWALKTASQQLQKWQQQFKNAASLTMNVNISNVHRQCLEALEQINWSDYLQEGSRAAIKLEITETGFWATTAEGMHSLRRIADLGIELCIDDFGTGYSSLSRLHNLPVTTLKIDRSFINRLDEGSESQAIVQNILTLARNLNMTVVAEGIETPAQLAQLQTMNCDLGQGYLFAKPLTLENATEFLQGTLACSLK, encoded by the coding sequence ATGGATAGCTTAGTTGAGGAAAAGGCTACAATTTTCGTGGTGGATGATAATCCGATTAATTTAAGGGTTCTCTTGGGCTTCTTAAAAGCAGCTGGATTTAAAGTATTGGTCGCCCAAAATGGTCAAACGGCTTTACAGAAACTACAAAGTATCAAGCCAGATTTAATTCTACTGGATATTGCTATGCCCGGAATGAACGGGTTTGAAATCTGTCGAAGACTGAAAGATGATCCCAAAACCCAAGACATTCCGGTTATTTATTTAACCGCTTTATCAGATTTACAACATAAATTAGAAGGACTCTCCACCGGAGCCGTTGATTTTATTTGTAAACCCTTCCAACAAGAGGAAGTATTAAGCCGTTTACGACTGCATCTAAACCTCAGTCGGTTGCAACAAAAATTACAGGCACAAAATAAACAATTAATCACAGAAATTGCGGCTAAACAGGCAGCCCAAGAGCAACTTAGGCAACTCAATCAGGAGTTAGAACAACGAATTGGCGATCGCACCCAAGAACTCTCCCAAGCCCTCCAACGACTCCAACACCAAGAAGAACAACTACGCTATGAAGCCACCCATGACCTCTTAACAGGTTTACCGAATCGTTCTTGGTTACTCGGTTCTTTAGAGCGAGTGTTACAGGAAAAAGGCGAAGATTGGAGCATTTTTCTGTTAGATTTAGACCGCTTTAAAAACGTCAATGAGCGCTTCGGTCATTTTGTCGGAGATCAACTGCTCAAACAACTCGCCGAACGCATTCAATGGTATTTATCCCCCCCAGAAAGTATTGCCCGTTTGGGAGGAGATGAATTTGTCATATTATTGCGCTCCCATGACAATCTCGCCAGCCTCGAAAACCTCGCACAAATTCTCCTAGCTGACATTCAACGCCCCTTTAATATCGAACATTATCACATTGCCCTTAATGCTAGTCTGGGCATTATTCCCAAAGTGGATCTCTATCCAAACTCAATGGAACTCCTGCGTGACGCGGATTTTGCCCTCCACCATGCCAAAAACTATCGCAAAGGGTCTTATTCCTTCCTGACCCCTCATCTCAAAACCCAAACCCTAGAACGGATTCAAATTGAAACCGACTTAAGAACAGGTTTAGAACAAGAACAATTTTGTTTACACTATCAACCGATTATTTGTTTATCGACCCTTAAAATTGTCGGTTTTGAGAGCTTAATTCGCTGGCATCATCCCACAAAAGGCTTACTATTTCCCAATAAATTTATTCCCATTGCCGAAGAAATTGGACTCATTCATAAACTCGATATCTGGGCATTAAAAACCGCCAGTCAACAACTGCAAAAATGGCAGCAACAGTTTAAAAATGCAGCCAGCTTGACAATGAACGTTAATATTTCTAACGTCCATCGTCAATGTTTAGAAGCGTTGGAACAAATCAATTGGTCAGACTATCTTCAAGAAGGAAGTCGAGCCGCTATAAAACTAGAAATTACAGAAACAGGTTTCTGGGCGACCACCGCCGAAGGAATGCACAGCTTGCGGCGAATTGCAGATTTAGGTATTGAACTTTGTATCGATGACTTCGGCACCGGATATTCCTCCCTCAGTCGTCTGCATAATCTACCCGTAACCACCCTGAAAATCGACCGCTCTTTTATTAACCGTCTTGATGAAGGGTCAGAAAGTCAGGCCATTGTCCAGAATATTCTCACCCTAGCGCGTAATTTAAACATGACCGTTGTTGCAGAAGGCATAGAAACCCCCGCGCAACTCGCCCAATTACAAACCATGAATTGTGACTTAGGACAAGGTTATTTATTTGCCAAACCCCTAACCCTTGAAAATGCGACAGAATTCCTCCAAGGAACTCTAGCCTGTTCTCTCAAATAA
- a CDS encoding GH116 family glycosyl hydrolase yields MNFQIPLPEIPSCAWQRAIGLGWENPYTVRYASNLDDGPWHGMPLGGLGAGCIGRSHRGDFNLWHLDGGEHIFRSLPACQFSIFEQSEGEEAQVYALGTEAPQDGSLSRWRWYPAEKGTYHALYPRSWFKYEGVFKSEIICEQFSPIWPNCYQESSYPVGIFEWTVHNPTDKPITLSILWTWQNTVGWFTNAVKKPTVTVRDDGSPVYDYQPKWGDSMGNYNQWITDNYRVGCLFNRVRPHEELQEGEGQMAIASIINPTLEAFYHTRWNPLGDGSEIWDHFAMDGSLPDKQDETPASPGEQIAGAFAIRFTVRPGKTRKIPFILSWDFPVTEFAEGVNYYRRHTDFFARTGNNAWTVVRTALKHGDVWREKIQNWQQPILQRTDLPDWFKMALFNELYLLVDGGTLWTAATENDPVGQFGLLECMDYRWYESLDVRLYGSFATLMLFPRLDKAVLEAFARAIPTGDDTPRIIGYNQAPAIRKATGATPHDLGAPNEHPWEKTNYTSYQDCNQWKDLPADFVLQVYRDYRLTGETDIAFLWECWAAIPVTLHYLKGFDLDGDGIPENSGAPDQTFDDWQLRGVSAYCGGLWIAALEAAIAIAQILQQNPPQNPALEPPNYPTCLEDEIRTYQTWLDQSRPIYLEKLWNGEYFRLDSESNSDVVMADQMCGQFYAQLLGLPHVVAPEYAESALKKVYEACFLKFHNGQFGAANGVRPDGSPLNPNDTHPLEVWTGINFGLAAYLIRLGMKEEGMKLTEQVVKQVYENGLQFRTPEAITALGTFRASHYLRALAIWSIYGVLTDFR; encoded by the coding sequence ATGAACTTTCAAATCCCCCTCCCAGAAATTCCCTCCTGTGCGTGGCAACGCGCCATCGGTTTGGGCTGGGAGAACCCCTACACCGTGCGTTATGCCAGTAACCTAGATGATGGGCCTTGGCATGGGATGCCCTTGGGGGGATTGGGAGCCGGATGTATTGGCCGTTCCCATCGCGGGGATTTCAATCTCTGGCACCTGGACGGAGGAGAACATATCTTTCGCAGTTTGCCCGCTTGTCAGTTCAGTATTTTTGAACAATCCGAAGGAGAAGAAGCCCAAGTTTATGCTTTAGGGACAGAAGCTCCCCAGGATGGTAGTCTTTCCCGTTGGCGTTGGTATCCGGCCGAAAAGGGGACTTATCACGCCCTCTATCCCCGTAGTTGGTTCAAATATGAAGGGGTGTTTAAAAGTGAGATTATTTGCGAGCAGTTTTCCCCCATTTGGCCCAATTGCTATCAAGAATCCAGCTATCCGGTGGGGATTTTTGAATGGACGGTGCATAATCCCACCGATAAACCCATCACCTTAAGCATTTTATGGACTTGGCAGAATACCGTGGGCTGGTTTACCAATGCGGTGAAAAAACCCACCGTTACCGTGCGGGATGATGGGAGTCCGGTCTACGACTATCAACCCAAATGGGGAGATAGTATGGGGAATTATAACCAGTGGATTACAGATAATTACCGGGTGGGGTGTTTGTTTAATCGGGTGCGGCCCCATGAGGAATTACAGGAAGGGGAAGGTCAAATGGCGATCGCCAGTATCATCAATCCTACCCTAGAAGCCTTCTATCATACCCGTTGGAACCCCTTGGGAGATGGTAGCGAAATCTGGGATCATTTCGCCATGGACGGCTCCCTACCCGATAAACAAGACGAAACCCCCGCCTCCCCCGGTGAACAAATTGCCGGAGCCTTTGCCATTCGCTTTACAGTGCGTCCCGGCAAAACCCGCAAAATCCCCTTTATCCTCTCTTGGGATTTTCCCGTCACCGAATTTGCCGAGGGAGTGAACTACTACCGCCGTCATACCGACTTTTTCGCCCGCACGGGGAATAATGCCTGGACCGTTGTCCGCACGGCCTTAAAGCATGGGGATGTCTGGCGAGAGAAAATCCAAAACTGGCAACAGCCCATCCTCCAACGAACTGACCTGCCCGACTGGTTTAAAATGGCGCTGTTCAACGAGTTATATCTCTTAGTCGATGGTGGCACCCTCTGGACAGCGGCCACGGAAAACGACCCGGTGGGACAGTTTGGCCTGTTGGAATGTATGGACTATCGCTGGTATGAAAGCCTAGATGTTCGTTTATATGGGTCTTTTGCCACCCTGATGTTATTCCCCCGCTTGGATAAAGCAGTGTTAGAAGCCTTTGCGAGAGCCATTCCCACCGGAGACGATACCCCCCGCATCATTGGCTATAATCAAGCCCCCGCCATTCGCAAAGCCACCGGAGCCACCCCCCACGACCTCGGCGCACCCAATGAGCATCCTTGGGAAAAAACCAATTACACCAGTTATCAAGACTGCAATCAGTGGAAGGATTTACCCGCCGATTTTGTCCTCCAAGTTTATCGAGATTATCGACTGACGGGAGAAACGGATATTGCTTTTTTGTGGGAATGTTGGGCGGCCATTCCGGTGACATTACACTACCTCAAGGGGTTTGATTTAGATGGGGATGGCATTCCCGAAAATTCCGGCGCACCCGACCAGACTTTTGATGATTGGCAATTGCGGGGAGTGAGTGCTTACTGTGGGGGTTTGTGGATTGCCGCCTTGGAAGCCGCGATCGCCATTGCCCAAATTTTACAGCAAAACCCGCCCCAGAACCCCGCCTTAGAACCCCCCAATTACCCCACCTGTTTAGAAGACGAAATCCGCACCTATCAAACATGGCTCGACCAATCTCGCCCGATTTACCTCGAAAAACTCTGGAATGGGGAATATTTCCGCCTTGATAGTGAGAGCAACTCCGATGTGGTGATGGCCGACCAAATGTGTGGGCAATTTTACGCCCAACTCCTCGGTTTGCCCCATGTCGTCGCCCCAGAATATGCTGAGTCCGCCCTCAAAAAGGTCTATGAGGCCTGTTTCTTAAAATTTCATAACGGCCAATTCGGAGCCGCCAACGGTGTCAGACCTGATGGCAGTCCCCTGAATCCTAACGATACCCACCCCCTCGAAGTTTGGACCGGGATTAATTTTGGTCTAGCGGCCTACTTAATCCGTTTAGGGATGAAAGAAGAAGGGATGAAACTAACAGAACAAGTGGTTAAACAAGTCTATGAGAATGGACTGCAATTCCGCACCCCAGAAGCCATTACCGCCCTTGGCACCTTCCGGGCAAGTCATTATTTGCGCGCTCTAGCCATTTGGAGCATTTACGGAGTCCTCACAGACTTCCGTTAA
- a CDS encoding secondary thiamine-phosphate synthase enzyme YjbQ, translated as MHIVNTTLDIQTDAGIQVYDVTSDIKDKLAHSGIHQGHIVVFSQHTTTAIAINENEERLWADLKTYLTKLAPLDEAYLHNDLHLRDVPPEEPENAHSHLMAMTLSSSETIPVINGKLALGQWQSVLFVELDGPRPRELLLQIMGNR; from the coding sequence ATGCACATCGTTAACACCACTCTAGATATTCAAACGGATGCGGGAATTCAGGTCTATGATGTCACCTCAGACATTAAGGACAAATTAGCCCATTCCGGTATTCATCAGGGGCATATTGTGGTTTTTTCCCAACACACCACTACGGCGATCGCCATTAATGAAAATGAGGAACGCCTCTGGGCAGACTTGAAAACCTATCTCACGAAACTGGCTCCCCTCGATGAGGCCTATCTACACAATGATCTCCACTTGCGGGATGTTCCCCCCGAGGAACCCGAAAACGCCCATTCTCACCTGATGGCCATGACTCTCAGTAGCAGCGAAACCATTCCGGTGATTAATGGAAAACTTGCCCTCGGTCAGTGGCAGTCGGTGTTATTTGTGGAATTAGACGGCCCTCGTCCTCGGGAATTATTATTACAGATTATGGGGAATCGTTGA